From a region of the Leptospira kmetyi serovar Malaysia str. Bejo-Iso9 genome:
- the fliP gene encoding flagellar type III secretion system pore protein FliP (The bacterial flagellar biogenesis protein FliP forms a type III secretion system (T3SS)-type pore required for flagellar assembly.), with product MRHKKFIKNITWILLLAAGLSVGSSFFSLDAQSAGTRIPIPNLNINVNEAKGPRETSLSLMVLFLVTILSLAPAIVMSLTSFTKIVIVLDFVRRALSIQNLPPNQVMMGLALFMTFFIMAPTLNTVNERALTPYLEGKIDTNAFFDKGMVPIREFMMRQIGTSGAKDVALFLKIGKVEKVESFDDVPSYVLIPAFMLSEIKKAFWIGIIIFIPFIVIDLVVASALLSMGLMMLPPVMVSLPFKLILFVLVDGWNLIVYELVRSYK from the coding sequence ATGAGACATAAAAAATTTATAAAGAACATAACCTGGATACTCTTGCTCGCCGCAGGTTTGTCCGTAGGTTCCTCATTCTTTTCTCTGGACGCGCAATCGGCGGGAACTCGGATTCCGATTCCCAACCTGAACATCAACGTAAACGAGGCGAAGGGTCCGAGAGAAACCAGTTTGTCTCTGATGGTTCTCTTTCTGGTCACGATTCTTTCCTTGGCTCCCGCGATCGTGATGTCTTTGACTTCTTTTACGAAGATCGTGATCGTTTTGGACTTCGTGAGAAGGGCTCTTTCGATCCAGAACCTTCCGCCGAACCAGGTGATGATGGGGCTCGCACTCTTTATGACCTTCTTCATTATGGCTCCGACTTTGAATACGGTAAACGAGCGCGCTCTAACTCCGTATCTCGAAGGTAAGATCGACACGAACGCGTTCTTTGACAAAGGAATGGTTCCCATCCGGGAATTTATGATGCGTCAGATCGGAACCTCGGGTGCGAAGGATGTCGCATTATTTTTAAAAATCGGAAAGGTCGAAAAGGTGGAATCCTTCGACGACGTTCCTTCCTATGTTTTGATTCCCGCGTTTATGTTAAGCGAAATCAAAAAGGCCTTTTGGATCGGGATCATCATCTTCATTCCTTTTATCGTGATCGATCTCGTGGTCGCTTCCGCTCTTCTTTCCATGGGTCTTATGATGCTTCCTCCGGTTATGGTGAGTTTGCCGTTTAAGCTGATTCTATTCGTTCTTGTGGACGGATGGAACCTGATCGTCTACGAGTTGGTGAGGAGTTATAAATGA
- the fliO gene encoding flagellar biosynthetic protein FliO: MFGAFRADGRILGSVVAIFLIFNFAFVSLSAQSERELMDEALKKELGQSSSSKDEKKNSDSGEKKADSSSTSGTAGNTGEKTSNAETQTAPNPVEERYRPSDEGPGIAGTLFRVVFILGLLCAALYYILKYVSKNREGRLPVRGEMNILSSLMLGPNKQLQIVEISGRLLVLGVADNGINLITEIEDPEVKHRILQKKESFQPPEGGFLVTVLEQIKDLNSRISGTQEGPPDTSEKGGANREEKRRQARKKLDELKEKTSSLESGLFDLR, translated from the coding sequence ATTTTCGGGGCCTTCCGAGCGGACGGGAGAATTCTCGGTTCCGTTGTTGCCATATTTCTTATATTCAATTTTGCTTTTGTTTCCTTATCGGCTCAATCCGAACGAGAGCTTATGGACGAAGCCCTCAAAAAAGAATTGGGTCAATCTTCTTCTTCCAAGGACGAAAAGAAGAATTCCGATTCCGGAGAAAAGAAGGCGGATTCTTCCTCGACTTCCGGAACGGCGGGAAACACGGGAGAAAAAACTTCCAACGCGGAAACCCAAACCGCGCCGAATCCGGTGGAAGAAAGATATCGTCCGAGCGACGAGGGGCCGGGGATTGCGGGAACACTCTTTCGAGTCGTATTTATATTAGGACTTCTTTGTGCGGCACTTTATTATATTCTAAAATACGTATCTAAGAATCGGGAAGGAAGACTTCCGGTTCGAGGCGAGATGAATATTCTTTCGAGTCTGATGCTCGGGCCGAACAAACAACTTCAGATCGTCGAGATCTCGGGAAGATTGTTGGTTCTCGGTGTTGCGGACAACGGAATCAATCTGATCACGGAGATCGAGGATCCGGAAGTAAAACATAGGATTCTTCAGAAGAAAGAAAGTTTTCAACCGCCCGAGGGCGGATTTTTAGTAACTGTTCTTGAACAGATCAAGGACTTGAATTCTCGGATTTCCGGAACCCAAGAGGGACCGCCGGATACGAGCGAGAAGGGCGGGGCCAATCGGGAAGAAAAACGAAGGCAGGCCCGAAAGAAATTGGACGAACTCAAAGAAAAAACAAGCTCGCTCGAAAGCGGGCTTTTCGATTTGAGATAG
- the flhF gene encoding flagellar biosynthesis protein FlhF, which translates to MEFAKIRGKSYQDCLMEMKMKYGSEATVISQTVVTEGGVMGTGLLAKKMIEIQIGIPEKQASREKIERKLQDLKDLLKQKSYAAPERKKTLQTLKPLSRTLEEKESATAVAEDSWEIEDITTEPERVGLSFEKELFDKSVQSRRENSPVRGRKDSPLTRLGEKWVREGMSQAYVDEILSKVEERLSPIDQGRNHAVSERAIEILKERVSVDSDLFRGTGKNQRKVVFLVGPTGSGKTTSVAKLAAKYFLHMGRSVSLYTTDNYRIAAIEQLKRYADTMGMPFYPVKDIKKFKETLARDGSELILIDTAGYSHRNLEQLERMNSLLSCFGEKDSVENLLVLSATSSYHHTSTVLKAYESLNYRRILLTKLDEADFLGGFLELADTYSKSFTYYSVGQEVPFDILPADKNLMAECVVTPEKIAELRGEVFTVAGG; encoded by the coding sequence ATGGAATTCGCTAAAATTCGCGGTAAAAGTTACCAAGACTGTTTGATGGAAATGAAGATGAAATACGGATCGGAAGCGACCGTGATTTCGCAAACCGTGGTGACCGAAGGCGGTGTGATGGGAACCGGTCTTCTTGCAAAGAAGATGATCGAGATCCAGATCGGAATTCCCGAAAAACAGGCGTCCCGAGAAAAGATAGAACGCAAACTTCAGGATCTAAAGGATCTTTTAAAACAAAAGTCTTACGCGGCTCCGGAAAGAAAGAAAACTCTTCAGACCTTAAAACCTCTTTCCAGAACCTTGGAAGAAAAAGAATCCGCGACCGCGGTCGCGGAAGATTCCTGGGAGATCGAAGACATCACGACCGAGCCCGAAAGAGTCGGTCTTTCCTTCGAGAAAGAACTTTTTGACAAGAGCGTTCAGAGCCGCAGGGAAAATTCCCCCGTTCGCGGGAGGAAGGATTCTCCGTTAACCCGACTCGGTGAAAAGTGGGTTCGGGAAGGAATGAGCCAGGCCTATGTGGACGAGATTCTTTCCAAGGTCGAGGAAAGACTTTCCCCGATCGATCAAGGTCGCAATCACGCCGTGTCCGAAAGGGCGATCGAAATTCTGAAAGAAAGAGTGAGCGTCGACTCGGATCTTTTTCGAGGCACGGGAAAAAATCAGAGGAAGGTTGTCTTTCTTGTAGGGCCTACGGGTTCCGGTAAAACGACAAGCGTCGCGAAACTTGCGGCGAAGTACTTCCTACATATGGGAAGATCCGTGTCGCTTTATACGACAGATAACTATAGAATCGCGGCGATCGAACAACTCAAACGTTACGCAGACACAATGGGAATGCCGTTTTATCCGGTTAAAGACATAAAAAAATTCAAGGAAACTCTGGCCCGAGACGGGTCGGAACTGATCCTCATCGACACCGCGGGTTACAGTCATCGCAATCTCGAACAACTCGAAAGAATGAATTCTCTATTGTCTTGTTTCGGAGAAAAAGACTCGGTGGAAAATCTTCTTGTCCTTTCCGCCACTTCTTCCTACCATCATACAAGTACGGTATTGAAAGCCTATGAGTCTTTAAATTACCGAAGAATTCTCCTCACGAAACTCGACGAGGCAGATTTTTTAGGTGGTTTTCTCGAACTGGCCGATACATACTCTAAGAGTTTCACATACTACAGCGTGGGTCAGGAGGTTCCTTTCGATATTCTTCCTGCTGATAAAAACCTGATGGCCGAATGTGTGGTGACTCCGGAGAAAATTGCAGAGCTGAGAGGAGAGGTTTTCACCGTCGCAGGTGGCTGA
- a CDS encoding EscU/YscU/HrcU family type III secretion system export apparatus switch protein codes for MKGKNLLEKIVAVPTNSVNQSAPHPHLGWWGEVVGRIGEFFSITKRLFHPLKFFSAIFVVPPTNELAVSSNAADFRIDLQLFAAEDEGRTEPGSERRRREEREKGNVPKSPELPAAVVLLAGVILVYLMGEYFFMRTFYILRKYIHGVGQRTDISSESVTELLKTASTDLFTLLWPLLGITLVGAIIGNVAQVGFIFAPRALSFNFSRIQPNFKKVLPTRQTLFNLGKSLAKVALIGWVSYIIISKDFFPILLSGEMGLEQAVALVMSSSFKIFLFVGIILLAISIVDYLYQRYEYEESLKMTPSEAKREAKESDGDRSLQARRRQLARDMMNKRKMLAKVPEADVVITNPTHFAVALEYKPGIHKAPIVIAKGVDDFALLIIRIARENGVPTVEDRLQARGLYEEVELGAEVPQQFYRAIATILSRLESFRRAV; via the coding sequence GTGAAAGGGAAGAATCTACTCGAAAAAATTGTCGCAGTTCCGACAAACTCCGTGAATCAAAGCGCGCCCCACCCACACTTAGGGTGGTGGGGTGAGGTGGTGGGAAGGATCGGGGAATTTTTCTCTATCACGAAACGCCTTTTTCATCCACTCAAATTTTTCTCGGCGATTTTTGTCGTACCTCCGACAAACGAACTCGCAGTTTCGTCTAACGCGGCCGATTTCCGGATCGACCTTCAACTTTTTGCGGCGGAAGACGAAGGCCGAACCGAGCCCGGGTCCGAACGAAGAAGAAGGGAAGAACGTGAAAAAGGAAACGTTCCAAAATCTCCCGAACTTCCGGCCGCGGTCGTGCTTCTTGCCGGAGTTATTCTCGTGTATCTCATGGGAGAATATTTTTTCATGAGAACGTTTTACATTCTTCGCAAGTATATTCACGGCGTAGGACAAAGAACCGATATCAGTTCCGAATCCGTGACCGAACTTTTAAAAACCGCGTCCACGGATTTGTTCACCTTACTTTGGCCTTTGCTCGGAATCACTCTCGTGGGGGCCATCATCGGAAACGTGGCGCAGGTGGGATTTATCTTCGCACCCCGCGCGCTCAGTTTTAACTTCAGTAGAATTCAACCGAACTTCAAGAAGGTTTTGCCCACACGTCAGACGCTCTTTAACCTCGGAAAGTCCCTTGCGAAGGTTGCTCTCATCGGTTGGGTTTCCTACATCATCATCAGTAAGGATTTTTTTCCGATTCTTCTTTCGGGAGAAATGGGACTCGAACAAGCGGTCGCTCTCGTTATGAGCAGTTCGTTCAAAATCTTTTTATTCGTGGGGATCATTCTTCTCGCGATCAGCATCGTGGACTACTTGTATCAAAGATACGAATATGAAGAATCCTTAAAGATGACTCCTTCCGAAGCGAAGAGAGAAGCTAAGGAATCGGACGGGGACCGTTCTCTCCAGGCGAGAAGAAGACAACTCGCGCGGGACATGATGAACAAACGCAAGATGCTCGCAAAGGTTCCCGAAGCGGACGTGGTCATCACGAACCCGACGCACTTCGCGGTCGCTCTCGAATACAAACCGGGAATTCACAAGGCTCCGATCGTGATCGCAAAAGGTGTGGACGATTTCGCATTATTGATTATCAGAATCGCAAGAGAAAACGGGGTTCCCACCGTGGAAGACCGTCTTCAAGCGAGAGGTCTTTACGAAGAAGTGGAACTCGGCGCGGAAGTTCCACAGCAATTCTATCGCGCGATCGCGACGATTCTCTCTCGTTTGGAATCTTTCCGGAGAGCCGTGTAA
- the whiG gene encoding RNA polymerase sigma factor WhiG, translating into MSKKYEKYNQQDETELWKSYRDTKDQDIRSYLVEKYSPLVKHVAGRIAIGMPQNVEFDDLVSYGVFGLLDAIEKFDPERLIKFKTYAMTRIRGSIFDELRSIDWIPRSIRQKAKQLEQIIGMLENKEGQQVDDDAIAKELGISMEEYNSLLTKISGTSLVSLNDIWFLGDENDEVSFMETLESPMNMNPDTIIEKEEIKNVIVEAIKTLPEKEKKVIVLYYYEDLTLKEIGEVLEVTESRISQLHTRAVSRLRSKLGKVKSVISRK; encoded by the coding sequence ATGTCCAAAAAATATGAGAAATATAACCAGCAGGATGAGACGGAACTATGGAAATCCTATCGGGATACCAAAGATCAGGACATCCGATCCTACCTTGTGGAGAAATATTCTCCGTTAGTCAAACACGTCGCCGGTAGAATCGCGATCGGAATGCCTCAAAATGTGGAATTCGACGATCTCGTATCGTACGGAGTTTTCGGTTTGTTAGACGCGATCGAAAAATTCGATCCGGAAAGACTGATTAAATTCAAAACCTACGCGATGACTCGGATCCGAGGAAGTATCTTCGACGAACTTCGCTCGATCGACTGGATTCCAAGATCGATCCGTCAAAAGGCGAAACAACTCGAACAGATTATCGGAATGCTGGAAAACAAAGAAGGCCAGCAAGTCGACGACGACGCGATCGCGAAAGAACTCGGAATCTCCATGGAAGAGTACAATTCTCTTCTTACCAAAATCAGCGGAACCTCTCTCGTATCGTTAAACGACATCTGGTTTCTCGGAGACGAAAACGACGAAGTGTCCTTTATGGAAACTCTCGAATCTCCGATGAACATGAACCCGGACACGATCATCGAGAAGGAAGAGATCAAAAACGTGATCGTAGAAGCGATCAAAACCCTTCCCGAAAAGGAAAAGAAAGTAATCGTATTATATTATTATGAAGATCTAACGTTAAAGGAAATCGGAGAAGTTTTGGAAGTAACAGAATCCAGAATTTCACAACTCCACACGAGAGCGGTTTCCAGACTGAGAAGTAAACTCGGTAAAGTAAAGTCCGTCATTTCTCGCAAGTAA
- the flhA gene encoding flagellar biosynthesis protein FlhA: MEKKWWNQSDVILGVGAVAIVAMLVIPLPGFILDILIIVSLAIGLLVLLTSLSVNEPADFSIFPSLLLITTLYRLALNVSTTRQILSKGPAMNSHVIDAFGSFIIGSESGLSKYVVGFIIFIILVLVQILVITKGATRISEVAARFTLDALPGKQMAIDMELSSGNINEEEAKKRRKKIEAEVDFYGSMDGASKFVQGDVRAGLIITAINLLGGVVIGASIRGESFTQAIETYGKFTIGDGLVSQIPALLTTVATGIIVTRSGSESDLATQFKSQLFSNSKVLYVVAGSLGFAAFIPGLPFIPLVLLSAGIAYLGYSLEQTVKEQLESIEKKEKESGQDRKPKDFYEELRTDPIEIEVGYHLIPLVDASQGGALLDQISNLRKKFAQDNGVVIPPVRILDNLDLNPDTYSIKINGTEVGASTVKPDKLMALNTSPGTAEAIQGEDFLEPSFGQKAKWISSEDKSEAEAKGYTVVDASTVVVTHLKELLATHASTLLGREEVKKLLDHYKASYPTLIGELDADKPGNLGIIQQVLQNLLREGLGIRNLVPILESIANNLQKYQNPYILTELVRQSISRTVVRDYLSMDGKLRVITLESRILDRLNKSITQDRIENRDVLSLAPDFYRRLIDSVAELYRNFRTEGKFPIFVVNREVRLPFSYLLAKEFPPRNFGVLAYEEIHSSVDSVIEAELKLPQAQTAAAGVGEEA, from the coding sequence ATGGAAAAGAAGTGGTGGAATCAGTCTGACGTAATTTTGGGAGTGGGAGCCGTGGCGATCGTCGCGATGCTCGTCATTCCTTTGCCCGGATTCATATTAGATATTTTGATTATTGTGAGTTTGGCGATCGGGCTTCTGGTTCTTTTGACCTCGCTTTCGGTCAACGAACCCGCCGACTTTTCGATCTTTCCGAGTTTATTGTTGATCACTACGTTATATCGACTCGCGCTCAACGTTTCGACCACGAGACAGATTCTTTCCAAAGGTCCGGCGATGAACAGCCACGTCATCGACGCGTTCGGTTCGTTTATCATCGGAAGCGAGTCCGGTCTTTCCAAGTATGTGGTGGGATTTATCATCTTCATCATTCTCGTGTTGGTGCAAATTCTCGTGATCACCAAAGGTGCGACTCGGATCTCGGAAGTTGCGGCTCGATTCACGTTGGACGCGTTGCCCGGTAAACAGATGGCGATCGATATGGAACTTTCTTCCGGAAACATCAACGAGGAAGAGGCCAAAAAAAGAAGAAAGAAGATCGAAGCCGAAGTCGACTTTTACGGTTCCATGGATGGAGCGAGTAAGTTCGTACAAGGGGACGTTCGAGCGGGGCTCATCATCACCGCCATCAACCTATTAGGCGGCGTTGTGATCGGAGCTTCCATTCGGGGAGAATCCTTTACGCAAGCCATCGAAACCTACGGCAAGTTCACGATCGGGGACGGACTCGTTTCCCAGATTCCCGCGTTATTGACAACGGTTGCGACCGGTATCATCGTTACCCGTTCCGGTTCCGAATCGGATCTTGCGACCCAGTTCAAAAGTCAGCTCTTCAGCAATTCTAAGGTTCTCTATGTGGTCGCGGGAAGTTTGGGTTTTGCCGCGTTCATTCCGGGACTTCCTTTCATTCCGCTGGTTCTTCTTTCCGCGGGGATCGCTTATCTCGGATATTCTCTCGAACAAACGGTCAAAGAACAACTCGAGTCGATCGAGAAAAAGGAAAAAGAATCCGGTCAAGACCGCAAGCCGAAGGACTTCTACGAAGAACTCAGAACCGATCCGATCGAAATCGAAGTCGGTTATCATCTCATTCCGTTAGTCGACGCTTCCCAAGGCGGAGCTCTGCTCGATCAGATCAGCAACCTGCGTAAAAAGTTCGCTCAGGACAACGGGGTCGTCATTCCTCCGGTAAGAATATTAGATAATCTTGATTTGAATCCGGATACGTATTCGATCAAAATCAACGGAACCGAAGTCGGTGCCTCTACCGTAAAACCGGATAAGCTCATGGCGCTCAACACAAGTCCGGGAACCGCGGAAGCGATTCAAGGAGAGGATTTCCTCGAACCTTCCTTCGGTCAAAAGGCGAAGTGGATTTCTTCCGAAGATAAGTCGGAAGCGGAAGCGAAAGGTTATACGGTCGTCGACGCGTCCACCGTAGTCGTCACTCACTTAAAAGAACTTCTTGCCACACACGCGTCCACCTTACTCGGAAGGGAAGAAGTCAAAAAACTTCTGGATCATTACAAGGCGAGTTATCCGACTCTCATCGGTGAACTCGATGCGGACAAACCGGGCAACTTGGGAATCATTCAACAGGTTCTTCAAAATCTTCTGCGAGAAGGTTTGGGAATCCGCAACCTCGTTCCGATTTTGGAATCGATCGCGAACAATCTTCAGAAGTATCAGAATCCGTACATTCTAACCGAGCTTGTGCGTCAGTCGATTTCCAGAACCGTCGTTCGGGATTATCTTTCCATGGACGGTAAGCTCCGAGTCATCACTCTGGAAAGTAGAATTCTCGACCGACTCAACAAGTCGATCACTCAGGATCGGATCGAAAACCGGGACGTTCTTTCTTTGGCTCCCGATTTTTACAGAAGGCTGATCGACAGCGTGGCCGAGCTCTATCGCAATTTTAGAACGGAAGGAAAGTTCCCGATCTTCGTCGTGAACCGGGAAGTGCGTCTGCCTTTCTCTTATCTTCTCGCAAAAGAATTTCCTCCTCGAAACTTCGGGGTTCTGGCGTACGAGGAGATTCATTCTTCCGTGGATTCGGTGATCGAGGCCGAACTCAAACTTCCTCAGGCTCAAACCGCGGCGGCGGGAGTCGGGGAAGAAGCATGA
- the fliN gene encoding flagellar motor switch protein FliN, translated as MGEGSLSQEEIDALLAGASDSFDPGAVASAAAQKDVPGMSPVDRDILSDLLSSCFQVAGNTLGAVLSRSSAFLNPNVETKSRKDVESELKSGSFLLYSTLSGSVNGRVVLAMSAENAVKIANSMMGGFDSGELDEAQMQTLRDSLTPVMGALISQISTKTGGGVNGSPSETRNVTSPAALVLPDGESVVRVFFNLTIESIPSFRVQFLLSLSTAADLLNLYRRSGSAGGDMGGMGMGGMGGMGMSAGSMSVKSVAFPNLGTASGASNTPNLNLLMDVQMSVTVELGRTKMYIKDILGLGEGSIIELDKLAGEPVDLLVNGKLIAKGEVVVIDENFGVRVTDIVSPTDRIKPEGK; from the coding sequence ATGGGCGAAGGTTCCCTTTCACAGGAAGAGATAGACGCATTATTAGCCGGAGCGAGCGATTCGTTTGATCCGGGGGCGGTAGCATCTGCGGCCGCACAAAAAGACGTTCCGGGAATGTCCCCCGTGGACCGGGATATCCTGTCGGATCTTTTATCTTCTTGTTTTCAAGTTGCCGGGAACACGTTAGGCGCCGTTCTCTCCCGATCCTCCGCATTCTTAAATCCGAACGTGGAAACAAAATCCCGTAAGGACGTCGAATCCGAACTCAAGTCGGGTTCATTTCTTTTATATTCCACGTTATCCGGAAGCGTAAACGGAAGAGTCGTACTCGCTATGTCCGCGGAAAACGCGGTGAAGATCGCAAACTCCATGATGGGCGGTTTTGATTCTGGAGAATTGGACGAGGCTCAGATGCAGACTCTTCGAGATTCTCTCACACCCGTTATGGGGGCTTTGATCTCTCAGATCAGCACCAAAACCGGAGGCGGGGTCAACGGATCTCCTTCCGAAACGAGAAACGTAACTTCTCCGGCGGCCTTGGTTTTGCCGGACGGAGAAAGTGTGGTTCGCGTATTTTTCAATCTTACGATCGAAAGCATCCCTTCTTTTCGGGTTCAATTCTTACTTTCTCTTTCCACTGCCGCCGATCTTTTAAACCTGTATCGTCGTTCCGGCAGCGCGGGCGGGGATATGGGTGGAATGGGAATGGGGGGTATGGGCGGAATGGGAATGTCCGCGGGCTCCATGTCCGTAAAGTCCGTCGCGTTTCCGAATCTGGGAACCGCAAGCGGCGCTTCCAACACTCCGAACTTAAATCTTCTCATGGACGTTCAGATGAGCGTCACCGTGGAACTCGGAAGAACCAAAATGTATATCAAAGACATTCTGGGTTTGGGAGAAGGCTCGATCATCGAGTTGGACAAACTCGCGGGTGAACCGGTGGATCTTTTGGTAAACGGAAAGCTGATCGCCAAAGGCGAGGTTGTGGTCATCGACGAAAACTTTGGTGTGCGTGTAACGGATATCGTAAGCCCCACCGATCGGATCAAGCCGGAGGGCAAGTGA
- the fliQ gene encoding flagellar biosynthesis protein FliQ codes for MTELDAMTLIRDALYITLKISSPILLTALVVGLIIGILQTTTSIQEPTIAFVPKLVAIFIVIVIFSSWMIQTMTDYTRNLFLMIEKF; via the coding sequence ATGACGGAACTCGACGCGATGACTTTGATCCGGGACGCGCTTTATATCACGTTGAAGATTTCGTCTCCGATTCTTTTGACGGCCCTGGTCGTTGGGCTTATCATAGGAATTTTACAGACCACAACTTCGATCCAGGAACCGACGATCGCGTTCGTTCCCAAGTTGGTCGCGATTTTTATCGTGATCGTGATCTTTTCCTCGTGGATGATCCAGACGATGACGGATTATACGCGGAATCTGTTTTTGATGATCGAGAAATTTTAG
- the fliR gene encoding flagellar biosynthetic protein FliR — translation MEYFINHFQVFLLILSRLMGLLSVAPVFSYPSISVPQKMIFSFLVAVILFPVTAGFLPPVPGDMGSYGLVVMAEALIGMLLGFLISLIFAAFQMAGEFFNVQLGFGYAEILDPVTQTSLPVISTLKNLLGMLLFLTLGAYRIMFESLAYSFEKIQVLRFTPEIQNGIYKAMEDAVGAMFLVAFKLSLPVLGIILLVTVSEALMGKAAPQLNILQLSFPIKVSIGLIVMIFITPYLVSQMGAAFDLSFDKVNLMLREWPK, via the coding sequence ATGGAATACTTTATCAATCATTTTCAGGTGTTTCTTCTGATCCTTTCGAGATTGATGGGGTTGTTGTCCGTCGCGCCCGTCTTTTCGTATCCGTCGATCAGCGTTCCGCAGAAGATGATTTTTTCCTTTTTGGTCGCCGTGATTCTTTTTCCGGTTACTGCGGGTTTTCTTCCTCCGGTTCCGGGGGACATGGGAAGTTACGGTCTTGTCGTGATGGCCGAGGCATTGATCGGAATGCTACTCGGTTTCTTGATCAGTTTGATCTTTGCCGCGTTTCAGATGGCCGGAGAATTTTTCAACGTCCAGCTTGGTTTCGGTTACGCCGAAATTTTGGACCCGGTGACTCAGACCAGTTTGCCCGTCATCAGCACTCTCAAAAATCTTTTGGGTATGTTGCTCTTTCTCACGTTAGGCGCTTATCGGATCATGTTCGAAAGTCTCGCATATTCTTTTGAGAAGATTCAGGTTCTTCGTTTTACTCCGGAAATTCAAAACGGAATTTATAAGGCGATGGAAGACGCGGTGGGAGCGATGTTTCTCGTCGCGTTTAAGTTGTCTCTTCCCGTTCTCGGGATCATTTTGCTCGTCACCGTTTCCGAGGCGCTCATGGGGAAAGCGGCTCCGCAGCTCAATATTTTGCAGTTATCCTTTCCGATTAAGGTTTCGATCGGTTTGATCGTGATGATCTTTATCACTCCGTATTTGGTGTCTCAGATGGGAGCGGCGTTTGATCTTTCTTTTGATAAGGTCAATCTTATGCTGCGGGAGTGGCCTAAGTGA
- a CDS encoding MinD/ParA family protein: MDQATHLRKLTEGNTSLKVLSSRKPTTKIIAIASGKGGVGKSTISVNLAISMARAGQKVLVFDGDLGLANVNVILGIIPKYNLYHVVKGHKSLKDIIIQTPEGVDIIAGASGYSQLANLNDTQRNSLIKGFSELDNYDIMIIDTGAGISSNVIGLTLPADDVIVITTPEPTAITDSYGLIKAIVSQSRDKNLKMVVNRVRSAIEGKKVADRVIDISGQFLEVKVENLGFIFQDEEVEKSIREQKPYIINSPKSKAAACLNRITYSLLNQEMEPLEDAGISGFFKKFFNFMDVRDKELDQSDEE; this comes from the coding sequence ATGGACCAGGCGACTCATTTACGGAAACTCACCGAGGGGAACACGAGTCTAAAAGTTCTGTCATCCAGAAAGCCCACGACAAAGATCATCGCGATCGCGTCCGGGAAGGGAGGAGTTGGAAAGAGTACCATCTCCGTGAACCTCGCCATATCTATGGCCCGCGCTGGTCAAAAAGTCCTCGTGTTCGACGGGGACTTGGGGCTCGCCAACGTAAACGTCATTCTCGGGATCATTCCCAAATACAATCTCTATCACGTCGTGAAGGGCCATAAAAGCCTCAAAGACATCATCATCCAAACCCCGGAAGGCGTGGACATCATCGCCGGAGCCTCGGGATATTCTCAGCTTGCCAACCTAAACGACACGCAGAGAAATTCCCTCATCAAGGGTTTTTCCGAATTAGACAATTATGATATTATGATCATCGATACCGGAGCCGGAATCAGCTCCAACGTGATCGGTTTGACCCTTCCTGCGGACGACGTCATCGTCATCACCACGCCGGAGCCGACCGCGATCACCGATTCGTACGGACTCATCAAGGCGATCGTTTCCCAAAGCAGAGATAAGAATCTCAAGATGGTCGTGAACCGGGTTCGAAGCGCGATCGAAGGGAAGAAGGTCGCGGACCGAGTCATCGACATCAGCGGTCAGTTCCTCGAAGTAAAGGTGGAAAATCTAGGTTTTATCTTTCAAGACGAGGAAGTGGAAAAGAGTATCCGGGAACAAAAACCGTATATCATCAATTCTCCCAAAAGTAAGGCGGCGGCCTGTCTGAATCGCATAACGTATTCTCTTTTAAATCAGGAAATGGAACCCTTGGAAGACGCCGGTATCAGCGGGTTCTTCAAAAAGTTTTTCAACTTTATGGACGTCCGGGACAAAGAGCTCGATCAGAGCGACGAAGAATAA